Proteins from a single region of Bacteroidales bacterium:
- a CDS encoding AMP-binding protein has product MLTFDWFEKWATYHPFKIAFKEFETDREYSYSQFNKMGNCFAAHLRDNHGFAKGDRLAVISDNNMEYIVLFSVAQKLGITLVPLNYRLTPAELDFIVANADVKGIIYEKKYFDKIKHLDSFNGIAFKLTIEELVKFNETCLNQKNTVYHISTTLHEDDPIFILYTSGTTAFPKGALYTHKMLFWNSINTEMRLDITSNDISINCAPPFHTGGWNVLLTPFIHHGAYTILMRGFDAELLLEVLEMERVTIWWAVPTMLRMMAESPVFQKVKLNRLRYLIVGGESLPIPVIELWHRKGVLIRQGYGLTEVGPNVTSLDQKDAMTKKGSIGTMNFYYQAKLVSENDEEVQANEPGQLILKGPTVTPGYWKNAEATAESLRDGWFYTGDIMKKDAEGYYYVLDRIKNMYISGGENVYPAEVEHMLRQHPAISEVAIIGVSDERWGETGKAFVVLRSGETLTNDELNTYCLERVAKYKIPKYFTFVQDLPKNDAGKIDRKKLPEIH; this is encoded by the coding sequence ATGTTAACGTTTGACTGGTTTGAAAAGTGGGCGACCTATCACCCTTTTAAGATCGCGTTCAAAGAATTTGAAACCGACCGTGAGTACAGCTATTCCCAGTTTAATAAAATGGGAAACTGTTTTGCTGCGCATCTTCGAGATAACCATGGATTTGCAAAAGGAGACAGACTGGCTGTGATATCAGATAACAACATGGAGTACATTGTTTTATTTTCGGTTGCCCAAAAACTGGGTATAACCCTGGTACCGCTTAATTACCGTCTAACACCTGCAGAGTTGGACTTTATCGTTGCAAATGCGGATGTGAAGGGGATTATTTATGAAAAAAAGTATTTTGATAAGATCAAACATCTTGATTCATTTAATGGAATCGCATTTAAACTGACAATTGAAGAACTTGTAAAATTCAATGAAACCTGCCTCAATCAAAAAAATACAGTATACCACATTTCGACAACCTTACACGAGGATGATCCCATTTTCATTTTATATACTTCAGGAACTACAGCATTTCCCAAAGGCGCGCTATACACGCACAAGATGTTGTTCTGGAACAGTATCAACACCGAAATGCGGCTGGACATCACATCAAACGACATTTCGATCAATTGTGCCCCGCCTTTTCATACAGGAGGCTGGAATGTATTGCTGACTCCTTTTATCCATCACGGTGCATACACCATACTCATGCGTGGATTTGACGCCGAACTGCTGCTTGAAGTCCTCGAAATGGAGCGTGTAACCATATGGTGGGCAGTGCCAACAATGCTGAGAATGATGGCTGAATCCCCCGTTTTCCAAAAAGTAAAATTGAACCGGCTCCGCTACCTGATTGTTGGCGGAGAGTCATTGCCAATACCGGTTATCGAGCTTTGGCACCGCAAGGGCGTATTGATCCGCCAGGGTTATGGACTTACTGAAGTAGGACCAAATGTAACTTCATTGGATCAAAAGGATGCCATGACTAAAAAAGGATCCATTGGTACGATGAATTTTTATTACCAGGCCAAACTGGTAAGCGAAAATGATGAAGAAGTGCAGGCAAATGAGCCGGGGCAACTGATTCTGAAAGGTCCGACGGTGACTCCAGGCTATTGGAAAAATGCGGAAGCTACTGCTGAATCATTAAGGGATGGCTGGTTTTACACCGGCGATATCATGAAAAAGGATGCTGAAGGCTATTATTATGTGCTCGACCGAATCAAAAATATGTACATTTCGGGTGGTGAAAATGTCTACCCTGCCGAGGTGGAGCACATGCTGAGACAACATCCTGCTATTTCGGAAGTGGCCATTATTGGCGTTTCCGATGAGAGGTGGGGCGAAACAGGGAAAGCTTTTGTTGTGCTAAGGTCAGGTGAAACGCTTACGAATGACGAATTGAACACCTATTGTCTCGAACGTGTTGCCAAATACAAAATCCCAAAATATTTTACCTTTGTTCAGGATTTACCAAAAAATGACGCCGGAAAAATTGACCGGAAGAAATTACCTGAAATCCATTGA